One stretch of Segatella copri DNA includes these proteins:
- a CDS encoding ATP-binding protein, whose protein sequence is MVEDYLDNVYNTIVLRDIIERENIRNIPLLRTLLKFVSDNIGKQFSATSIVKFLKSQNTETSAKMILTYLEYLSNAFIIDRVNRYDIHGKRLFELGDKFYFEDLGIRNHIIGGNRRFDIEKVMENAVYIHLCRMGYKVYVGQMYKTEIDFVAEKADSVAYVQVTYLLASEETVEREFGNLKLIKDSHPKYVISMDRLYSQTNIDGIKHIHLRDFLKMTTLV, encoded by the coding sequence TTGGTAGAAGATTATCTTGACAATGTGTATAATACGATAGTACTTCGTGATATCATAGAGCGAGAAAACATCAGAAACATACCATTGTTGCGAACGCTGCTGAAGTTTGTGAGCGATAATATCGGTAAACAATTCTCAGCAACGAGTATTGTAAAATTTCTGAAAAGCCAGAACACCGAAACGTCTGCCAAGATGATTCTCACGTATTTGGAGTATTTAAGCAATGCTTTTATTATCGATCGAGTTAACAGATACGACATTCATGGCAAGCGACTTTTCGAGTTAGGCGACAAGTTCTATTTCGAAGACCTGGGAATCAGGAATCATATTATAGGTGGCAACAGGCGTTTTGATATCGAAAAGGTGATGGAAAACGCTGTATATATCCATTTGTGCAGGATGGGGTATAAAGTATATGTTGGTCAGATGTATAAGACTGAGATTGATTTTGTTGCCGAGAAAGCGGATAGTGTGGCGTATGTGCAAGTTACCTATCTGCTGGCTTCTGAGGAAACGGTAGAGCGTGAATTCGGCAATTTGAAACTGATAAAAGACAGTCATCCCAAATACGTGATTTCTATGGATAGGCTTTACAGTCAAACCAATATTGATGGCATTAAGCACATTCATCTGCGAGATTTTCTGAAAATGACTACTTTGGTTTGA
- a CDS encoding leucine-rich repeat domain-containing protein: MIKSKISVAVLFLLCLCWLPTLSLAKGKSHFTVEDSQYGTRLVKWEGKDSVVDFNNIQELKNVKVIGEMAFEMNKYIKQVILPDNLLIIEKRAFNTCENLQTVKMPNTVRYIGNSAFNMDHQLELSVLPDSLQEIGEWTFWDCNKVCISVIPEHVSKIGRQAFTCCEGIKALVFKNQLEVINDRAFSGCKNLERIVFPNNLREISDFAFARCINLKGINLPASLQKIGYRAFGNCESLLFVKYNSNPKVDSSAFMNCPISQEK, translated from the coding sequence ATGATAAAAAGTAAGATTTCTGTTGCTGTACTATTTCTGCTATGCCTTTGTTGGTTACCAACACTTTCATTGGCAAAAGGAAAGAGCCATTTTACGGTAGAAGATTCACAATATGGAACTCGCCTTGTGAAATGGGAAGGAAAAGACTCTGTTGTGGATTTTAATAACATCCAAGAGCTTAAGAATGTAAAAGTAATAGGAGAAATGGCTTTTGAAATGAATAAGTACATTAAGCAAGTCATCCTTCCCGACAATTTGCTGATTATAGAAAAACGAGCTTTCAATACTTGTGAGAATCTTCAAACCGTAAAGATGCCAAACACAGTGAGGTATATCGGCAATAGTGCATTCAATATGGACCATCAATTAGAGCTTAGCGTCTTGCCGGACAGTTTGCAAGAAATCGGTGAATGGACATTTTGGGATTGTAATAAGGTCTGCATATCCGTGATACCTGAGCATGTGAGCAAAATAGGAAGACAGGCTTTCACTTGTTGCGAAGGCATAAAGGCCCTTGTATTCAAGAATCAACTAGAAGTAATTAACGACCGTGCATTTTCTGGTTGCAAGAACTTGGAACGCATAGTCTTTCCGAACAATTTGAGAGAGATCTCCGATTTTGCCTTTGCCCGATGCATTAACCTTAAAGGCATCAATCTCCCTGCATCTTTGCAGAAAATCGGATATAGAGCATTTGGAAACTGCGAGTCACTTTTATTCGTGAAGTATAATTCTAATCCCAAAGTTGACTCTTCCGCATTTATGAATTGCCCAATAAGCCAAGAGAAATAA
- a CDS encoding fimbrillin family protein yields MAALATAVFASCSSEDELAQSNYPMDNVVRIMTSVDGMNTRASYGNSTDKLNSFGFCIKNANSETYTYDNVKVTKEGSNWIPATQMLWQNSTTAVDILAYAPYQETTEDANGKVKVYGNNDYAFAVQADQSNANDYTSDFIVYRQKNFTPGTELNANQAVDITFSHILSQLNLTIELRDEFNQNKEKPITAESVTDVKINGTILSSKVDFTAESIVAKVDNTQGATAITPEVVKFNGADEKTAHPTFNYSAIVIPQSVTSGKFSIGFKVNGNSYVWTATENDVVFLSGKSHQLHLLVGKDVVQISYIGVSPWGEEHTDNLETE; encoded by the coding sequence ATGGCAGCTTTGGCAACGGCAGTTTTTGCCAGCTGCTCCAGTGAGGATGAATTGGCACAGAGCAATTATCCAATGGATAATGTGGTCAGAATCATGACAAGCGTAGATGGCATGAATACCCGTGCCTCTTATGGAAACAGCACCGACAAGCTTAATTCGTTTGGCTTCTGCATCAAGAATGCTAATAGCGAAACATATACCTATGATAACGTCAAGGTAACAAAGGAAGGCAGCAATTGGATTCCTGCTACCCAGATGTTGTGGCAGAATTCAACTACCGCTGTTGACATTCTGGCTTATGCGCCATATCAGGAGACTACCGAAGATGCAAATGGCAAAGTTAAAGTCTATGGAAATAATGATTACGCTTTTGCTGTACAGGCAGACCAAAGCAATGCTAATGACTATACTTCAGACTTCATTGTTTATAGACAAAAGAACTTCACTCCTGGTACGGAATTGAATGCCAACCAAGCTGTTGACATTACATTCTCCCATATCCTTAGTCAGTTGAATCTGACTATCGAGCTAAGAGATGAGTTTAACCAAAACAAGGAAAAGCCTATTACGGCAGAATCAGTAACAGATGTAAAGATAAATGGAACTATCCTAAGTAGTAAGGTGGATTTTACAGCAGAATCAATAGTTGCAAAAGTTGATAACACCCAAGGTGCAACTGCTATTACTCCTGAGGTTGTTAAATTCAATGGAGCCGATGAAAAAACAGCCCATCCAACTTTCAACTATTCAGCTATTGTAATCCCACAGTCTGTCACATCTGGGAAATTTAGCATCGGTTTTAAAGTGAATGGCAATTCTTATGTTTGGACTGCTACAGAAAATGATGTTGTATTTTTGTCAGGGAAAAGCCATCAGTTGCATTTATTGGTAGGCAAGGATGTGGTACAGATAAGTTACATTGGGGTAAGTCCTTGGGGGGAAGAGCATACCGACAATTTAGAGACAGAATAA
- a CDS encoding GLPGLI family protein, whose translation MKKIVLLITAICLTSETFGQKTSSSSVDEYECIYEYQMKNDKGSSDVTSTILQIGRNSAMFSDYTAFQADSAIACKAPESEIQKFKTREKRNDLLFDQSVSQNVPKGKLTVYSVITPNYYSYTESANPINWNLSEGIDTICGYTCQKAVGEYGGRTWTVWYSTDIPASFGPWKLCGLPGLVLAAKDSEGIHKFNAITFRKSSTPMNFKPYTNIIKTSREQFVKAKNKFEQNPMGNIPAESISEMTIQKYEDGGHSALVNGVVLRVRPNGYVPLELK comes from the coding sequence ATGAAAAAGATTGTTTTATTGATAACCGCCATCTGCCTAACATCAGAGACATTCGGGCAGAAAACGAGTTCCTCTTCCGTAGATGAATACGAATGCATCTACGAGTACCAAATGAAGAATGACAAAGGCTCTTCTGATGTCACTTCTACCATTCTTCAAATTGGCAGAAACTCAGCTATGTTCTCTGATTACACTGCGTTTCAAGCAGACTCAGCCATTGCTTGCAAAGCGCCAGAATCAGAGATTCAAAAGTTCAAGACACGGGAAAAGAGAAATGATTTGCTTTTCGACCAATCAGTCTCTCAAAATGTGCCTAAGGGCAAACTGACCGTTTATAGCGTAATCACGCCAAACTACTACAGCTATACGGAAAGTGCCAATCCCATAAATTGGAATCTGAGCGAGGGCATTGACACTATCTGTGGTTACACCTGTCAGAAAGCTGTTGGAGAATATGGTGGAAGAACTTGGACTGTTTGGTATTCCACGGACATACCAGCATCCTTTGGACCATGGAAACTTTGTGGTTTGCCAGGCTTGGTATTGGCAGCAAAGGATTCAGAAGGCATACATAAGTTCAATGCTATAACTTTCCGTAAATCAAGCACCCCTATGAACTTCAAGCCTTACACCAATATCATCAAGACTTCGAGGGAACAGTTTGTCAAGGCGAAGAATAAGTTTGAGCAAAATCCTATGGGCAACATTCCTGCAGAATCCATCAGCGAGATGACTATTCAGAAATATGAGGATGGTGGGCATAGTGCCTTGGTCAATGGTGTGGTACTGAGAGTGCGCCCTAATGGATATGTTCCTCTCGAATTGAAGTAA
- a CDS encoding Rpn family recombination-promoting nuclease/putative transposase — MVMKYLDPKADLTFKKIFGNHPKRLISLLNALLPLSEEEQIHEIKYLPTELVPQLEGGKNTIVDVLCTDVRGRKFCVEMQMEWSDAFQQRVLFNASKLYVSQAKKGGKYSELQPVYSLNLINDIFAHDTPDFIHNYRIVHDKDSNKVIEGLHFTFIELPKFTPHSIADKRMMVLWLRFLTEINSNTKDIPSDLLNDPEIGKAVEDLEVSGFTDAELRAYDKFWDSVSVERTLLDDRYQKGMEKGKEEGIAEGMEKGRAEGKHEANTETAQRLLAMGLSAEQVSKATQLPLEIIKNLSNS, encoded by the coding sequence ATGGTTATGAAGTACTTAGATCCTAAGGCAGACCTTACGTTCAAGAAGATATTCGGCAATCATCCTAAAAGACTGATCAGTCTTCTGAACGCTCTCCTGCCACTCAGCGAAGAAGAGCAGATACACGAGATAAAGTATCTGCCTACAGAACTTGTGCCCCAGCTCGAAGGGGGCAAGAACACCATAGTTGATGTACTCTGCACCGACGTCAGAGGCAGGAAGTTCTGCGTGGAAATGCAGATGGAATGGTCTGACGCATTCCAGCAGCGAGTACTGTTCAATGCATCCAAGCTCTATGTGAGTCAGGCAAAAAAGGGCGGAAAATACAGCGAACTGCAACCAGTGTATTCTCTCAACCTGATAAATGATATCTTTGCGCATGATACTCCAGATTTCATCCACAACTACCGCATCGTGCATGATAAGGACAGCAATAAGGTCATCGAAGGCTTGCATTTCACCTTCATTGAACTCCCTAAGTTCACTCCTCATTCCATTGCCGACAAGCGCATGATGGTCTTGTGGCTCCGTTTCCTCACAGAAATAAATTCCAATACGAAGGATATTCCTTCCGACCTGCTCAATGACCCAGAGATTGGAAAAGCCGTAGAGGATCTTGAAGTTTCCGGCTTTACAGATGCCGAGCTCCGTGCCTATGATAAATTCTGGGATTCGGTAAGTGTTGAAAGAACCCTTCTGGATGACAGATATCAGAAAGGTATGGAAAAAGGTAAGGAAGAAGGAATTGCTGAAGGCATGGAGAAAGGTAGAGCAGAAGGCAAGCATGAGGCCAACACAGAAACAGCACAACGATTGCTGGCAATGGGACTTTCTGCCGAACAGGTTTCCAAAGCTACCCAGCTACCTTTGGAAATCATTAAGAATCTGAGCAATTCATAA
- a CDS encoding fimbrillin family protein, translating into MKKKTYLFALMAMVLTLGSCSDNENGIGGETSKYITVSTSIGNMTRVATDEKGGQTFEEGDEISVYAWTGDATVAPETRERVVNNAINKLTNGSWVSTPQMLWKNNRDKHYFIGVYPISAISDLSAGEYTFDETKQVENDLLVAVNKDGLSYNVDEQQTVPLTFTHVMAKLVVNLTYKNQWGTEGPTVDKVAVGNAAKKATINYLTKVVTPSAVAEDKADFDMPALTANKQYASIIIPQDGVQKIIITIGGKDFIYDNGTPFKFESGKITTVNLEVGRDVIKLGDVNISDWGSTGEPIKGEAYD; encoded by the coding sequence ATGAAAAAGAAGACTTATCTCTTTGCCCTGATGGCAATGGTCTTGACATTGGGAAGTTGTTCTGACAACGAGAATGGTATCGGAGGCGAGACCTCCAAGTATATCACCGTTTCTACCAGTATCGGCAATATGACACGTGTTGCCACAGATGAGAAGGGTGGACAAACCTTTGAGGAGGGTGATGAAATCAGCGTGTATGCCTGGACTGGCGATGCAACTGTTGCTCCAGAGACACGCGAGCGTGTGGTGAATAACGCCATCAATAAGCTGACTAACGGTTCATGGGTATCCACTCCACAGATGCTTTGGAAGAACAACCGCGACAAGCATTATTTCATCGGTGTATACCCTATTTCAGCAATATCCGACCTTTCTGCCGGAGAATATACATTCGATGAGACAAAGCAAGTGGAAAACGACCTCTTGGTGGCAGTCAACAAAGATGGCTTATCCTATAATGTCGATGAACAGCAAACTGTTCCTCTCACCTTTACCCATGTAATGGCAAAACTTGTGGTGAACCTTACCTATAAGAATCAATGGGGAACAGAGGGACCTACCGTAGATAAGGTAGCTGTAGGCAATGCCGCAAAAAAAGCAACCATCAATTATCTGACCAAGGTTGTCACCCCGTCTGCTGTAGCAGAAGATAAAGCAGACTTCGACATGCCAGCATTAACCGCCAACAAGCAATATGCTTCCATCATCATCCCGCAGGATGGTGTTCAGAAGATAATCATCACCATTGGCGGCAAGGACTTCATCTACGACAACGGAACTCCTTTCAAGTTTGAGAGTGGCAAGATTACCACCGTCAACCTGGAGGTAGGACGTGACGTCATAAAACTTGGCGATGTTAACATCTCAGACTGGGGTTCTACAGGCGAACCTATCAAGGGTGAGGCTTACGATTAA
- a CDS encoding type IV toxin-antitoxin system AbiEi family antitoxin domain-containing protein, translated as MNNIVCKVAALGGTISTTDISHLSEYKRLLRAKERGDLIKLRHGVYAVPDALLNTMIDVERIVPNGIVCLYNAWAYHQLSTTVPPAFCIAIANKRKVVIPDTLPIELYYWKKENLEFGIMDAEISGYHVRITDMERSVCDAVKYRNKLGLDICAEVIRTYLKKPNRNLTRLQDYAQRLRVFNTLKNYLEIAIE; from the coding sequence ATGAACAATATAGTTTGCAAAGTAGCAGCACTTGGTGGCACTATCTCCACTACTGATATATCTCATCTGTCAGAGTATAAACGACTGTTGAGAGCTAAGGAGCGTGGCGACTTGATAAAGTTGCGTCATGGCGTATATGCCGTTCCCGATGCTTTGCTTAATACAATGATTGATGTGGAACGGATTGTACCTAATGGTATTGTATGCCTGTACAATGCGTGGGCTTACCATCAGCTTTCGACAACTGTTCCACCTGCTTTTTGTATAGCCATCGCCAACAAGCGGAAGGTGGTGATACCAGATACGCTTCCGATAGAGCTGTATTATTGGAAGAAGGAGAACTTGGAGTTCGGCATTATGGATGCAGAAATTTCAGGGTATCATGTTCGTATTACCGATATGGAGCGAAGTGTTTGCGATGCTGTAAAATACAGGAATAAATTGGGGTTAGATATTTGTGCTGAAGTGATACGCACCTATCTGAAAAAGCCAAACCGCAATCTCACTCGTTTGCAGGATTACGCCCAACGCCTCAGAGTGTTTAATACATTGAAAAATTATCTTGAAATAGCTATAGAATAA
- a CDS encoding fimbrillin family protein yields MKITKYIGALAFVAMLAACSNEEEQGINTLSNVVEVTANVGKNSIFTRSNPVGKTEEALSVFNDGDLIRILTNGKTVNYTKSGDNWIPENGDYLCWTGGLQEFKAIYPYSASENTVNTIYSGYVSADQSTLDKIAKSDYMWTNRIEAKAPQDRMLELYFQRQTARVVVRVSSFGNEFDGLKPVLTDVKVYSKLHVSAEEQVGENENIEEITAYKDPTSDENGNNVFYALVAPGEKKDGENFLKLTVTYNDEDGNPTLSKDLFVKGIPAHEKSQSYTYNVKIGKDNAAVGNVNVTNWSTGSVIEGGDAVTTTEKALLVIEKALAASKKDIEITLDADAGRDVLKKIKDALSSADDGSIELTVNGVETLCAEAFLECTQLKSINLPNVKSIGQSAFYDCYNMEAVNAPNATSIGDMAFVSCLRLGKVTLGNISKAGTEIFYFIDTENSIDLVLSGDQRKMSDKYTETGWEPDPDGENYKDSPEHLNCDFLGYRFKSISCGDKKYNLYS; encoded by the coding sequence ATGAAGATAACAAAATATATTGGCGCATTAGCATTTGTTGCAATGCTCGCTGCTTGCTCTAATGAGGAAGAGCAAGGTATAAATACTTTGAGCAATGTAGTTGAGGTTACAGCCAACGTTGGTAAAAATAGTATTTTTACACGTAGTAATCCAGTGGGCAAAACAGAAGAAGCTCTGTCTGTGTTTAATGATGGCGATTTAATCCGCATATTGACTAATGGTAAAACCGTAAATTACACTAAAAGTGGTGACAATTGGATACCAGAAAATGGTGACTATTTGTGTTGGACGGGTGGCTTACAGGAGTTCAAAGCAATATACCCTTATAGCGCAAGTGAAAACACTGTAAATACGATATATAGTGGATATGTGTCTGCTGACCAATCTACCCTTGACAAAATAGCCAAGTCTGATTATATGTGGACTAATCGAATTGAGGCTAAAGCTCCTCAAGATAGAATGTTGGAGTTATATTTTCAGCGTCAAACAGCTCGTGTTGTTGTCAGAGTAAGTTCTTTTGGCAATGAATTCGATGGACTGAAGCCTGTGCTTACCGATGTAAAAGTTTATTCAAAACTTCATGTTTCGGCAGAAGAGCAAGTAGGAGAAAATGAGAACATAGAAGAAATCACAGCTTATAAAGATCCAACTTCTGATGAGAATGGCAATAATGTCTTCTATGCATTGGTTGCACCTGGTGAAAAAAAAGATGGAGAGAATTTCCTCAAACTCACAGTGACATACAATGATGAAGATGGCAATCCAACATTGTCAAAAGACTTGTTTGTAAAGGGTATTCCTGCTCACGAAAAATCCCAAAGCTATACCTATAACGTAAAAATAGGTAAGGATAATGCTGCGGTAGGAAATGTAAATGTTACTAATTGGAGTACAGGCAGCGTTATCGAAGGGGGCGATGCTGTAACAACTACAGAAAAAGCCTTACTGGTGATAGAAAAGGCTTTGGCTGCGAGTAAAAAGGACATTGAAATCACTTTAGATGCAGATGCAGGTAGAGATGTGCTTAAGAAGATAAAAGATGCCCTAAGTAGTGCAGATGATGGCAGTATTGAATTAACTGTTAACGGAGTTGAGACATTATGTGCTGAAGCATTTCTGGAGTGTACTCAGCTAAAATCAATAAACTTGCCAAATGTTAAAAGCATTGGGCAATCAGCCTTTTATGATTGCTACAATATGGAAGCTGTTAATGCTCCAAATGCAACAAGCATAGGTGACATGGCTTTTGTGTCCTGCTTAAGGCTCGGAAAAGTGACATTGGGGAATATATCCAAGGCTGGTACGGAAATCTTTTATTTTATTGATACAGAGAACTCTATAGATTTGGTGTTGTCTGGCGACCAGAGAAAGATGTCTGATAAATATACAGAAACAGGATGGGAGCCTGATCCTGACGGGGAAAATTATAAAGACTCCCCGGAACATCTTAACTGTGATTTTCTTGGCTATAGATTTAAATCTATAAGTTGCGGAGACAAGAAATACAACTTATACTCCTAA
- a CDS encoding helix-turn-helix transcriptional regulator, with translation MKEAEEDWCAARGGTILNMVTLSHSLDIPKAERSRNFSETDIISAEYSFSACPYLYRIFKLKEGCTPTEWREKMAENVASEDKKQD, from the coding sequence GTGAAAGAAGCAGAAGAAGACTGGTGCGCCGCACGTGGGGGTACCATATTGAATATGGTTACCCTGTCGCATTCGTTAGATATCCCTAAGGCGGAGCGGTCCCGAAACTTCTCGGAGACTGACATCATTTCAGCCGAGTACAGCTTCTCTGCCTGTCCCTATCTGTACCGCATTTTCAAGTTAAAGGAAGGCTGTACTCCTACCGAATGGCGGGAGAAAATGGCTGAAAATGTAGCCTCGGAGGATAAAAAGCAGGATTAA
- a CDS encoding nucleotidyl transferase AbiEii/AbiGii toxin family protein yields the protein MGKKNYGKSVKTRLLNLMNETGYKYMYLLARYFNERLLYRVSVSQYKDNFLLKGGSLLYAMNGLEARPTVDVDFMADRISRDRDFLAHVFQEILGIVCDEDGVSFDVNSIKLEPITVEKKYPGTRFYFTAHMDTISYNMSVDIGFGDVVTPYPTTIDFPLLLPDIPSVNIQAYSLETVVAEKFHTMIDRDVLNSRMKDFFDCYQLLTKRELSDDTLYDAIKATFDNRGLTYNPELQLFTESFATDAARIVRWKAFLKKIQWKETLDFKTVMEVIKERLQPMAEKYWKK from the coding sequence ATGGGAAAGAAAAACTACGGTAAGTCTGTTAAGACCCGCTTGCTCAATCTGATGAATGAGACAGGCTATAAATATATGTATCTCTTGGCAAGATATTTCAACGAGAGGTTGCTTTACAGAGTATCTGTAAGCCAATATAAGGACAATTTTTTGCTGAAAGGTGGCTCTTTGCTTTATGCTATGAACGGACTTGAGGCACGTCCTACAGTAGATGTTGATTTCATGGCAGATAGAATTAGCCGTGATAGGGATTTCCTTGCGCACGTGTTCCAGGAAATTTTGGGCATTGTATGCGATGAGGATGGAGTATCGTTTGATGTTAATAGCATTAAGTTGGAGCCTATAACTGTTGAAAAGAAGTATCCTGGCACCCGATTCTATTTTACTGCCCACATGGATACCATTTCTTATAACATGTCTGTTGACATTGGCTTTGGTGATGTTGTAACTCCATATCCAACAACTATTGACTTCCCATTGCTTTTGCCTGACATTCCATCTGTGAACATACAGGCATATTCCTTGGAGACTGTTGTTGCCGAGAAATTCCATACGATGATAGACCGAGATGTGCTCAACAGTCGCATGAAAGATTTCTTCGACTGTTACCAACTCCTGACAAAGAGAGAATTGTCTGATGACACATTATATGATGCGATTAAGGCGACTTTCGATAATAGAGGGCTTACATACAATCCCGAATTGCAGTTGTTTACAGAAAGTTTTGCGACAGACGCAGCACGTATAGTTCGCTGGAAAGCATTTCTGAAAAAGATTCAATGGAAAGAAACTCTTGATTTCAAGACTGTTATGGAAGTAATAAAGGAAAGGTTACAGCCTATGGCTGAAAAATATTGGAAAAAGTAG